The following are encoded together in the Triticum dicoccoides isolate Atlit2015 ecotype Zavitan chromosome 6B, WEW_v2.0, whole genome shotgun sequence genome:
- the LOC119321244 gene encoding ATPase family AAA domain-containing protein 3-B-like translates to PPPAVPAAEEAPPKPRNDNPRTTAAGFDPDALERAVELLREFEKRDDADVKKSFAHANKREETRQAEFAARKADYLKEAAQIELERTRVEYEEKKKLAQSQAEIKAQVARYEDELRRKRAQHEHEAQRARNQELVKMQEESAIKLEQLRRQSEEEISELRRRTEKEKARIEQETMRLQAMAEAEAKALELKLSEDVKRRLLIERANAEREKWVQAINTTFEHIGGGLRTILTDQNKLVVAVGGATALAAGIYTTREGARVVWGYVDRILGQPSLIRESSRGKYPWSGVPSRAMSAVTSKLKNGSNLGKDGKGFGDVILNPSLQKRVNQLANATANTKLHQAPFRNMLFYGPPGTGKTMAARELARESGLDYALMTGGDVAPLGSQAVTKIHQLFDWAKKSNRGLLLFIDEADAFLCERNKTYMSEAQRSALNALLFRTGDQSKDIVLALATNRPGDLDSAVADRIDEVLEFPLPGEEERSKLLKLYLDKYIVKAGEKRKGLFSFFRRQPQQIAVKGVTDELIQEAAAKTDGFSGREIAKLMASVQAAVYGSTECELTPGLFREVVDYKVAEHQQRRKIAGHA, encoded by the exons CCGCCGCCCGCCGTGCCGGCCGCGGAGGAGGCGCCGCCCAAGCCCCGGAACGACAACCCGCGGACCACCGCCGCGGGGTTCGACCCCGACGCGCTCGAGCGCGCAGTCGAGCTGCTGCGCGAATTCGAAAAGAGAGATGACGCTGATGTCAAAAAG TCGTTCGCCCATGCTAACAAGCGGGAGGAGACGCGGCAAGCGGAGTTCGCTGCAAGGAAGGCCGACTACCTGAAGGAGGCCGCGCAGATCGAGCTC GAGAGGACACGTGTAGAGTATGAAGAGAAGAAAAAACTTGCGCAAAGTCAAGCTGAAATAAAGGCACAAGTAGCTCGATATGAGGATGAGCTACGAAGGAAGAGAGCGCAGCATGAGCATGAGGCACAGAGGGCAAGAAACCAGGAGCTCGTGAAGATGCAAGAAGAATCTGCAATTAAGCTAGAGCAGCTGAGACGCCAGAGTGAAGAGGAAATCAGTGAACTACGGAGACGGACAGAGAAGGAAAAGGCACGTATAGAGCAGGAGACTATGAGACTGCAAGCAATGGCAGAAGCGGAGGCGAAAGCACTTGAACTGAAACTGTCTGAAGATGTGAAACGGCGATTACTTATTGAGCGGGCAAATGCTGAGCGGGAGAAGTGGGTCCAAGCAATAAATACAACTTTTGAGCATATAGGAG GTGGTCTCCGGACGATATTAACTGATCAGAATAAGCTAGTAGTAGCAGTTGGAGGCGCAACTGCACTTGCAGCTGGGATTTACACAACAAG GGAAGGTGCAAGAGTAGTCTGGGGTTATGTTGACCGTATTCTGGGTCAGCCATCACTGATCAGAGAGTCATCACGAGGGAAGTATCCTTGGTCTGGTGTCCCTTCACGTGCTATGAGTGCTGTGACTAGCAAACTGAAAAATGGGAGCAATCTGGGGAAGGATGGGAAAGGTTTTGGTGATGTTATTCTAAATCCATCTCTTCAGAAGAGAGTGAACCAACTAGCTAATGCCACCGCAAACACGAAGCTTCACCAAGCCCCCTTTAGGAATATGCTTTTCTATGGGCCTCCTGGCACAGGGAAAACAATGGCAGCAAGAGAACTAGCTCGCGAATCT GGACTAGATTATGCACTGATGACTGGTGGAGATGTTGCACCATTAGGATCGCAAGCAGTCACCAAGATTCATCAGTTATTTGACTGGGCAAAGAAATCTAATAGAGGTTTACTCCTCTTCATTGACGAAGCTGACGCTTTCCTGTGCGA ACGGAACAAGACATACATGAGCGAAGCTCAAAGGAGTGCTTTGAATGCTCTCCTTTTCCGGACAGGTGACCAGTCCAAGGACATTGTGCTTGCACTAGCAACCAACAGGCCTGGTGACCTTGACTCCGCTGTTGCTGACCGTATCGATGAGGTTCTCGAATTCCCCCTGCCTGGGGAAGAAGAGAGGTCCAAGCTTCTCAAACTATACCTTGACAAGTACATAGTGAAGGCTGGCGAAAAGCGAAAGGGCTTGTTCAGCTTCTTCCGCCGCCAGCCTCAGCAGATAGCGGTGAAGGGGGTCACCGACGAGTTAATCCAGGAGGCTGCCGCCAAGACCGACGGCTTCTCCGGAAGAGAGATAGCGAAGCTGATGGCGAGCGTGCAGGCCGCTGTGTACGGGAGCACGGAGTGCGAGCTGACCCCGGGCCTGTTCCGCGAGGTTGTAGATTACAAGGTCGCCGAGCACCAGCAGAGGCGAAAGATAGCTGGTCATGCCTAG